Genomic DNA from Patescibacteria group bacterium:
GACAAATAATATTATCTCTTATAATATTTGTAATTACTTTTATTGGATTGATGCTTTTAGGAGTAAGATATTATTTGATTTTGGCAATTTTGGCTGGAGTTTTTGAAATAATTCCTTATTTTGGTCCATGGATATCTGGTGGTGTAGCTGTATTTCTTGCATTTACACAAGATCCTATGAAAGCCCTTTTTGTAGCAATTTTATATTTAGTAATTCAACAATTGGAAAATAGTATAATAGTTCCAAAGGTAATGGGAAAATCAATAGGGCTAAATCCACTTGTAGTTATAATAGCAATACTTGTTGGTTTCAAGTTGGCAGGAGTAGTTGGTGGTTTGATTGCAGTTCCTATTGCTGCAGCTATCTCTGTTTTTGTGACAGATTTTTTAGATAAAAGAGCATAATTATGAAATTTTATATTGTAGCAACTCCAATTGGAAATTTATCTGACATGACCTTTCGTGCTATTCTAATACTAAAATTAGTTGATATTATATATTGTGAAGATACAAGAGTTACAAAAAAATTATTAGATAATTATAATATCAAAACTCCTATTAATTCTTATCATAAACATTCTGGAGACTTCAAGGTAAATAAAATAATTGAATTGTTAAAGCAAGATAAAAACATTGCTTATGTAAGTGATGCTGGAACTCCAGGAATAAGTGATCCAGTTTCAATGTTGGTAGAGGAAATTGTAAATAATTTTTCTGATAATATAATAGAGTCAATTCCAGGAGCATCGTCTCTTATCACAGCACTTTCTTTGTCTGGATTTAATTGTGATAATTTTGTCTTTTTTGGTTTTATTCCACACAAAAAAGGCAAAGAAACAATGTTGAAAGAAATTATAGATAACAAAAGAACAAGTGTATTTTTTGAGTCTACTCATAGGATTATAAAAACACTTGAAAGATTAAAGTTATTAGGTATTGAAATGAATAGAAAAATAGTATTAGCTCGTGAACTTACAAAAAAATTTGAGACCGTTTACAGGGGAAATATTGAAAAAATATTAAATGATTTAAAAAGTGGGGTAAGTAAGGGAGAGTTTGTGGTAATAATTGATAAAAAATAATTTTTATAATAATGAGAAAAGATTCAAAACAACAAATAAAAAATATTTTTAAAGATTTCAATGTGAGAGTTTTGAATGTACAAAAACATCTTTTGGATATCAAAAAAAATATAGAAAAAAGAGAATATAAAGAAAAGTTAAAGAAGATAAAGAGTCAATAAAATTTATGACAAAAGAACAAGTATTACAGTATGATCAAAATAATTCAAATTTTGGTGAGTTAGACTCAGAAATAATTCCAACATCAGAGTCAGAAATGGAATATGAAAAAGAAGTGGAACAATTAATAAATTCAGAGATTCAAGATTCTGGAGAGTTGGCACGAGAAGCAGTTGTTATGGCAGATGAAATTATAAATAATAAATTTTCTACAGAAGAAGAAATAGAAATAGCACAACAATCTAAGAATAAAATAGTGTCTCTCGGGTTCTATTTAAAGAATGGGCTGAATAATTTAATTCGTTTGGGTATAATTGGTGGGGCATTATTTATGGGTCCTATGAGTGCATCAGGTAAATTAGATGATGAGAATTCAATGCCAAAAAATGCTCCACTTAAAGAGCATATATGTATTAGTGGTCCTAATAGTGATGTAAACCCAAATTATCAGGAAGAAAAGTTCTATTTAAATATTTCTGCACCCGCATGTTGGGATGAGACAAAATTAAAAAAAATACGTAGTCTTGGGGACGAGCAAAGGAATAAGTTATTGGAAATAATTTCCAAGGAAGAATATTTTAATAAATTAATTAAGGAGTATGGCTCTGTAGAGGAAGCTAAAAAAGAACTTAATTACAGAAAGTATCTTGTAAATAACTCAGATTTTACGTTGAAAGAATTTATAGTAACTCCAGACCTTACTAATGTTAATGGTGTTTTTATAAGGAATTTAGAGAAGAAATGTTTTGGTATATATATAGCCGATGATAAAGCTGTTCCAGAAGAGTATGTCCATTTATTTTCCGGTGGTAGGATTCCAAAAAATACAGAATCTATTTTACAAAAATCTTTTTTTTATAATAATGATTTAGATTCTAAATATTCAAAGAATTTTAGTTTAAAAAATTTAAAAGAATATTTTGGAAATACTAATGAAAGATATGCCAAGTTGCATGTTTTGAAATTAAGACTAGAAGAGTCGGGAATAAAAAAATATGAAGAAACTTTCACAAAAGAACACTATGATAAATTAGTTGAATTAGTTAAAAATTTTAATAAAGGTGAGCAAGTTCAATTAGATATTGATTCTATTATTGTATTAGAAACAACAAAAGGGTTTGGTTCTGATGAAGGATTTAAATGGTTAAAGATCATATTTGATGAAATTGCTATGAATGGTTCAGATATTAATAATGACTCAACAAATGAATCTCAAATTAACAAGAATATTACATAAAATATTGAAATTTAAAATATTATGAATAAAAAACAAGATAATAATATCGAAATAAAAAATATATATAAGCATGAAAGAGTCCTTATTTAAAAATGAAACATTCTCTGAATATAAAAAAGAAAAGTCAGAACAAGACACTATTTCTGAATTAATGAATTCAGAAATAGAAGATTCTATAGAAACTGCAAAAATAACAATTGATATTGCAAGAAGTATTGCGAGTGATGAGTATGCTACAGAA
This window encodes:
- the rsmI gene encoding 16S rRNA (cytidine(1402)-2'-O)-methyltransferase — encoded protein: MKFYIVATPIGNLSDMTFRAILILKLVDIIYCEDTRVTKKLLDNYNIKTPINSYHKHSGDFKVNKIIELLKQDKNIAYVSDAGTPGISDPVSMLVEEIVNNFSDNIIESIPGASSLITALSLSGFNCDNFVFFGFIPHKKGKETMLKEIIDNKRTSVFFESTHRIIKTLERLKLLGIEMNRKIVLARELTKKFETVYRGNIEKILNDLKSGVSKGEFVVIIDKK